In a genomic window of Bacteroidales bacterium:
- a CDS encoding nucleoside phosphorylase, with product MCKAILITFAGMNPTTYKFTDLIINPNGSIYHLHLKPGQVAPTVILVGDPARVGVISRHFDRMESRIRNRELLSHTGYLGNKRVTVLSTGMGTDNIDIVVHELDALVNIDFRTRTRKKEHTRLSVIRIGTSGAIQPEVPLNAFVLSEYAIGIDGLLNYYDHHHRLEEELADTFREHIGWPKQLPLPYAAKGSDFLTSSLGDGLLRGITLTAQGFYGPQGRSVRIPLAFPDLNERIASFAYKGKKIINYEMETAALYGLCTLLGHEALTICVAIANRATNQFDPEYQRMVRNLVELFVERLRNLQELP from the coding sequence ATGTGCAAGGCCATTTTAATTACTTTTGCCGGCATGAACCCGACCACCTATAAATTCACTGACCTGATCATCAATCCCAACGGGAGCATCTATCATCTGCACCTGAAGCCCGGCCAGGTGGCGCCAACCGTCATCCTGGTGGGCGATCCGGCCCGGGTCGGGGTGATATCCCGGCATTTCGACCGGATGGAGTCCCGCATCCGGAACAGGGAACTCCTATCCCATACCGGATACCTCGGCAACAAAAGGGTAACCGTTCTCTCCACAGGGATGGGAACCGACAACATTGATATCGTCGTACACGAACTTGACGCTCTTGTCAATATCGATTTCAGGACCAGGACCCGAAAAAAAGAGCATACCAGGTTATCCGTCATCCGAATCGGCACTTCAGGGGCCATACAGCCCGAGGTGCCGCTGAATGCCTTTGTTCTTTCGGAATATGCCATCGGTATCGACGGACTGCTGAACTACTACGATCACCACCACAGGCTGGAGGAAGAGCTTGCCGACACGTTCAGGGAGCACATCGGCTGGCCGAAGCAGCTGCCACTGCCCTATGCTGCAAAAGGTTCCGATTTTCTGACATCCAGCCTGGGCGACGGGCTGCTGAGGGGCATAACGCTCACTGCACAGGGATTTTACGGCCCGCAGGGCCGGTCGGTCCGCATTCCGCTGGCGTTCCCGGATCTGAATGAAAGAATAGCTTCCTTCGCATACAAAGGGAAAAAAATCATCAATTACGAAATGGAAACCGCAGCGCTGTACGGCTTATGTACGCTGCTCGGACACGAAGCCCTGACGATTTGCGTGGCCATAGCAAACAGGGCCACCAATCAGTTTGATCCGGAATACCAGCGTATGGTCAGGAATCTTGTGGAGCTGTTTGTCGAGCGGCTGCGGAATTTACAGGAATTACCTTAG